DNA from Deltaproteobacteria bacterium:
TCGGGGGCGAGGTCATCCTCGGTCGCGACGAGAGCGCAGACATCCGGCTGGGCGACGGCAGCGTCTCCCGGCAGCACGCCCGGCTCTTCATGGAGGACGGGCTCTGCTACCTGGAGGATCTCGGCTCCTCCAACGGCACCTCGATCGCCGGGCGGCCGGTGGTGGGCGCCGTGGTCCTCGAGCCGGGCCAGGAGGCCCAGCTGGGCTCCTTCGTGATCTACATCGAGGATCCCGACGCCCCGTCGGGGGGTCACCAGGAGGACTTCCCCGCCACGGTGGCCGGCGCGCCGGCCCTCGACTCCCAGGGGACCTTCTCCGGGCCCCCGCCGGCGGCGCCCGAGGGGGCGCCCCAGCTCGAGGGCCTCGGCGGCGTGGCCTACGGCCAGACCTGGGATCTCTCCACCCGCAACTCCGTGGGGCGGGTCGAGGGCAACACCATCGTCCTGGCCGATCCCTCCATCTCGCGGCAGCACGCCGAGGTGGTGCTGCGGGGCGCCTCGATCGTCGTGCGCGATCTGGGCTCGTCGAACGGCACCTTCGTCAACGACCAGCCCATCTCGGGGCCCCAGGAGGTCTTCGAGGGCGACATCGTCCGCTTCGGTGACGTCGAGCTGCAGGTGAAGGCCGGCGAGATGGCGATGCCCCTGGCCGCGGCCGCCGACGGCGCGCCGCCGCCTCCGATCCGCCCCGGCGCGCGCCGGAGCGCGCGTAGGGGCTCGGGGGGAGGCTCGGGCGGAGGCGGCAAGAAGAAGCTGCTCCTGGTGGGCGCCACCGTGGTGGTCGCGATCATCGCCGTGGCGGCCGTCCTCAAGCCCAAGCCGCCGCCGCCCAAGCCGGCGGGGAACGACGCGGGAGCGGGCGGTGGCGCCGCCGTCCAGAAGAGCGTCGCCGAGGAGGGCTACCGCCTGATGCGGCAGTGCCGCGCCCAGGCCGAGGCCCAGGAGTGGGCGACCGCCGAGAAGCTCTGCCAGCAGGTGGTCGAGCTCGATCCGATCAACAAGGAGGCCCGGGACAAGCTGCGCCAGATCCAGCTCGACAAGAAGATGGCCCAGAAGTTCCGGGACGCGAAGTCCAAGAAGGACCTCGGCGACCTGCGCATCGCCCTGGAGATCTTCGTCGAGATCGACAAGCAGTCCTACTACTACGGGCAGGCCCAGTACGAGGTGTCCCTCCTGGTGAAGGACATCATCAAGAAGGCCGCCGGCGACTGCCTCGGCAACTACCGGGCGCGGCGCTACAAGGACGCCGTGGACAGCTGCCGCCTCCACGAGAACTTCGCCTGCCAGTGCCCCTCCGAGTACGACAGCACTCAGGTGAGGCGCTACCTGGTCGACTCCGAGCGGGCCACCAAGGTGCCCGTCGAGAAGCGTTGGAAGTGCCCGGTCGAGTACGCCCAGTGGGTGCCCTGCTCGGCGGCGCCGGTGGGGGACTGCGCCGAGGCGGCCACCAAGCGCTACACCGACGATCAGGTCAAGGAGGCCATGTCCGAGTACTGCCAGGGCTCGGCCCTCAAGGGGATGAAGATCCTCAAGAAGATCACCGA
Protein-coding regions in this window:
- a CDS encoding FHA domain-containing protein, which gives rise to MYVLVVREADGNETEYDLGGEVILGRDESADIRLGDGSVSRQHARLFMEDGLCYLEDLGSSNGTSIAGRPVVGAVVLEPGQEAQLGSFVIYIEDPDAPSGGHQEDFPATVAGAPALDSQGTFSGPPPAAPEGAPQLEGLGGVAYGQTWDLSTRNSVGRVEGNTIVLADPSISRQHAEVVLRGASIVVRDLGSSNGTFVNDQPISGPQEVFEGDIVRFGDVELQVKAGEMAMPLAAAADGAPPPPIRPGARRSARRGSGGGSGGGGKKKLLLVGATVVVAIIAVAAVLKPKPPPPKPAGNDAGAGGGAAVQKSVAEEGYRLMRQCRAQAEAQEWATAEKLCQQVVELDPINKEARDKLRQIQLDKKMAQKFRDAKSKKDLGDLRIALEIFVEIDKQSYYYGQAQYEVSLLVKDIIKKAAGDCLGNYRARRYKDAVDSCRLHENFACQCPSEYDSTQVRRYLVDSERATKVPVEKRWKCPVEYAQWVPCSAAPVGDCAEAATKRYTDDQVKEAMSEYCQGSALKGMKILKKITDKYSHPSRDQAVDISTSMQVVEGKWKEGQALILKGDPEEAERVWQVMLTADGKIVPDGADSYYRREARKGLHQAYRDKGQMEMNMERYPEAYEWAQKGMRVGKGDPKIKELLYRLEQQAAVDIRRAASCGEFAKILAFTQSDPPSATHKQAQQEMERRGCR